DNA from Streptomyces luteogriseus:
AGCGGGAACGCGCGTGGTACGACCGGCGCGTGTGCTCGGTGTGTGCGCGCATCAGCTGGGTGGCACGCTGTTCGTCCCGGTCGGAGACCGCCGCGATCAACTCCCGGTGCTCGATCCAGGACTGGTGACCGCGCCGACGGGCCACAGGCGTGTAGTACCAGCGCACCCGCCGGTCGACCTGGGCGGCGAGTTCGGCGAGGACCGCGTTGCCGGCGAGCTCCATGATCTTGGCGTGGAATCGGGCGTTCATGGCGACGGCCCCGTCCACGTCGTCGGCCTCGACGGCCTTCTCGCCCTCGGCGCACAGCGATTCCAGGGCGGCGATGCCCGCGCTGTCGGCGTTGGCCGC
Protein-coding regions in this window:
- a CDS encoding GntR family transcriptional regulator, which produces MLSTGLPQGAVPKLERPGPLRDRVYEALLELITTRALQPGQHLVESELAGHLGVSRQPVREALQRLNTEGWVDLRPAQGAFVHEPTEEEADQLLTVRTLLEAEAARLAAANADSAGIAALESLCAEGEKAVEADDVDGAVAMNARFHAKIMELAGNAVLAELAAQVDRRVRWYYTPVARRRGHQSWIEHRELIAAVSDRDEQRATQLMRAHTEHTRRSYHARSRS